The Nocardia sp. BMG51109 nucleotide sequence GCTCAGGGTGCCGGCGGTGGTTTCGCCGCCGCCCATGAAGAAGGTCAGGGTCTGGTCGATGAGTTCGGCGTCGGTGAGGACGGAGTCGGAATCGGAGTCCCGCGCCTGCAGCAATGCTGTCAGCAGGTCGTCGTGGTCGTGTGCGGGACCGGTGCGCCGCTGGGTGATGACCGCGGCCGCGCAGTCCCGCACGCGTCGCAGGGCGTCGTTGAAGCGGCGGTTGTGCGGGGTCGGGAGCCGGTTGAGCGCCGGGGGGAGGGCCGTGCGCCGGAACAGGCCGGCGTTGAGTGTGCCCAGATCCGCCGCGATGCTGCGGATCTGCGGCGGCAGCGATTCGGAGAACATCGTGGTGATCGCTACCTGGAAGGTCATCGCCGAGAGTTCTGCGCCGAGGTCGATCACCTGGCCGTCGGTCCATCGGGTCTGTACGGTGGCGGCGATTTCCGTGGTCATGGTGGTGGCGTACGCCGGGAACCGGTCTTTGCCGAACGCGGGCTGGCAGAGGCGCCGCTGGCGGCGATGCCGGGCGTGCGGGCAGGTGCCGAGTCCGTTGCCGACGACTTCGCGGCCCCGCTCGAACAGGACCCCGCCCTTGTCGTAGATCCGATCGTTGCGCAGGACGTCGTCGGCGAGGGCCGGGTCGCAGACGCAGACGAGCGTTTCGGGACCGAGTTTGATGCGGCACAGGGGGCCGTGGTCGGGTAGTGACGCCAGGAAGCGCAGGGGTGCACGCATCAGTGCCCAGCCGTGCCCGATCATGGGCAGGGCTCCCGGGGCGGCAGGGATATCGGCGACCGCTGGTGATGCGGATGTCATGGGGGTTTCCCTCCTCGGCCGGCTTGTTTCCCATCAAACCTCGGAAATGGGCTGCGCCGCTACCGGTTCGGAGGGCAGAGATTTTGCCTGATACTCGCGTTGCCGCCGCGATCAGCACCGACTGCGAAAATGGGCAAGATATTTGCCGCTTTTCGCGGTAATGCCGGGCGGCTCGGACCGGCTCGGACGACGGGCCGTGAAACCGCCGCGTGGCAAGGATCAGTATTTGCCGGGATGGTCGAGTTTTGATATGCACAAGGACACACACGCGCGTGCGGGTGAGGCCGGTTGTTCGTCGATCCCAGCGGGTGGCGAGGAAACAGGGGGACCGGGGGCGGGAGGAGGGGGCTGCGAGATGAGCGGGAATTCCGGTGAGCGGATCGAGGCGTCCCGGTATCGCGGCCGGGCGCGGGACGGGAAGGCCGGGAGAGCCGAGATGCCGGATCTCGGTAGCTGGCTGCAGACCCTGCGGCGGCTGCGCCGCGATCAGGAGACCGGCAGGGTGCTCTCGCGGGAGAAGGCAGCCGACCTGCTCGGCGTCAGCGACTCCTACGTCAAGCAGATCGAGCGGAACCGGGTCGTCCCGAGCAGGGGGGTCGTCGAGCGGTTCGTCGAACGCTATGAGCTGACGCCCCGGCAGGCGCGCTATACCCGGGAGCTGGCGGCGCCGGCGCTGGAGTTGCCGACGGTCGACGATCTGCGCCGGCAGTTGGCGATCGCCGACCGGCTGGACGACCTCGAGTTCTTCGACTCGAAGGGAGTCATCTACGGCGTGACCGATCCGGTGTGGAACGTCGTGGTCGGCAACAAGTCCTTTTACCAGGCGATGCCCGGACTGCACGAGGAGGCCGACGACAACGTCGCCCTGTGGCATTTCCGTCCGGGTGCCGGCGAGTCACCCGCCAAACACGTCGCCGTGGATTGGCACGGCGAGGCGGTCTGGCTGGTGGCGATCATCCGCGCGGGACTGGCTCGTTTCCGCGGCTGCCGTGAGGCATGGACGGTGCTGCGGCGGCTGCGAGCCAGCGACGAGTTCAATGCGCTGTGGCGGGACAACCCCACGGCGGTCGTGTACAGCCGCGGCCCGGAAACACCGTGCCACATGCGGGATCCCGACACCGGACAGCCGTGGACGGCGAGCATCCAGATCAGCGAGATCCCGGACGACGACGCCCTCGTCGACCCATATCTGCGCGTCCACCAGGTCAGACGGCGAGAGTACGCAGGACCCGAGCTGTAAGGCACGGCGGCATCCGGCCGCGCGATCCCGGCCACCGATCCGCGCCGCGGCCCTGTCACGGCCGGATGCTGCCGGAAAAGCAGACAAAGATTCTGCCTATTTCCCTGATCGCCGCTGGTGATGTCGACAATGCACGGTTTCGGCACTATTTTTGCCCCTCGTAAAGGGTGGCGGCGCCGTCTGTTTCCGAGGTTTGATAACGGCGTAACCACCAGTAACAACCCCACAGGTTTCTTTCGCGGTCCCGACAGCGTGCCGCGCAGGGTCCGGCGGATGCGTTTCGCTATCCCGGTGAGCAGCACCCGAGGCGTGTTTCGAGATCTCCGCTCATCGTGACGACGTCTCACCGGTATTTCGGGCGTGCTCGGCCAGTGGTGCGGCGTTTCCGGCGGCGGATGAAC carries:
- a CDS encoding cytochrome P450 produces the protein MTSASPAVADIPAAPGALPMIGHGWALMRAPLRFLASLPDHGPLCRIKLGPETLVCVCDPALADDVLRNDRIYDKGGVLFERGREVVGNGLGTCPHARHRRQRRLCQPAFGKDRFPAYATTMTTEIAATVQTRWTDGQVIDLGAELSAMTFQVAITTMFSESLPPQIRSIAADLGTLNAGLFRRTALPPALNRLPTPHNRRFNDALRRVRDCAAAVITQRRTGPAHDHDDLLTALLQARDSDSDSVLTDAELIDQTLTFFMGGGETTAGTLSWALYLLDRHPHIRHQLHHEVDAVLHGRTATQHDLPHLPLARRVITETLRLYPPTWILTRHVTADTTLGHTPIPAGTTIAVSPFIAHRSPQLYDDPAEFRPDRWIHRAPKPDGRFIAFGAGARKCIGEDFAWMEATLALATITARWRLSSAGPPITLSMTQIPVPKHLRMRLTQRRPNGEDAAH
- a CDS encoding helix-turn-helix domain-containing protein encodes the protein MSGNSGERIEASRYRGRARDGKAGRAEMPDLGSWLQTLRRLRRDQETGRVLSREKAADLLGVSDSYVKQIERNRVVPSRGVVERFVERYELTPRQARYTRELAAPALELPTVDDLRRQLAIADRLDDLEFFDSKGVIYGVTDPVWNVVVGNKSFYQAMPGLHEEADDNVALWHFRPGAGESPAKHVAVDWHGEAVWLVAIIRAGLARFRGCREAWTVLRRLRASDEFNALWRDNPTAVVYSRGPETPCHMRDPDTGQPWTASIQISEIPDDDALVDPYLRVHQVRRREYAGPEL